The sequence CTGCCAAGATCCAACCCCTGATTCCGCGAGAGTCGCGGTCAAGCTATGCAATCTTCCTACACGGCGCAGAAGTCTGGCGACGACTCTCTGCTCTGGAAAGAAATGCCCTGGGAAAGGCAACTCTACTACTATCGAATTCCAGCTTTACTGCAGAAAAGGTGGAGCGCAGGAACCCGTGGCTCCGTAGACCCATAAAATCCATTCCTTTGGCCCTCCCTTTTGATAAGATTCCAGCTCACACGGAGACATCATCCGAACCTGTGGTATTAATGGTGGGGACTCTCTCGTCCAGTGAGAGATACAAAGGTCACGATGAAATGCTGAATATCTGGAGGGAGGTGATAAGAGTCGTGCCAGAGGCAAGACTCATCATTGCTGGGGGAGGAGACGATCTTTCACGGCTCAAGGCGAAGGCCCGACCCCATGGTTCCAGCGTCGTGTTCACAGGCCAAATTGGCGACAAGCAACTCAAGGACTTGTATCGAATGTCCCGTCTGTTCGCAATGCCGAGCAAAGGTGAAGGGTTCGGGATTGCATACCTTGAGGCGATGGCACATGGAAAGCCCTGCATCGCGTCCGTTCACGATGCAGGGCGCGAGGTGGTGGAGGATGGACGTACGGGCTTGGTGGTGGACCAGGATGACGCGGTTGAATTAAGGGAATCTTTAGTCCGCCTGTTGACAGACGTCAGTTACGGCCTGGCTTTGGGCTCGAAGGGTCGCAAGAGAGTGCTGGAATACTACAACTTGGACCGTTTCAAGAGTGATCTGTTGAGAGCCTTGCGACCACTGCTGTAGATGTGTGGTTTTGTAGGAATTTGGGGATCGACCGACGGACTCGGTGACACCCGAAGAATAGTCTCCACTCTCAGACATCGCGGTCCCGATGACCGCGGTGAGTGGTCAGCAGATCATTTATGGGTTGGGCATTGCCGTCTTTCGGTTATCGATCTATCTCCCCGTGCCCGTCAGCCCATGGTTACCGAGCAAGGGACCTATGCCCTTGCGTTCAACGGGACCATATACAACTACAAGGAACTTCGCGAGGAACTCCTTGATCGTGGCATCACCTTCAAATCTGAATCTGATACAGAAGTTCTTCTTCACACACTTATCACGTGGGGGGAAGCGGGCCTGGAAAAGCTCAGGGGCATGTTCGCTTTCGCATTCTATGACACGATTAAACAGGAACTCCTTCTGGTGGTGGATCGTCTCGGCGTGAAACCTCTCTACTTTGCGAATGTAAAGGACAGCTGGATCTTTGCCTCAGAGCTTCGG comes from Candidatus Neomarinimicrobiota bacterium and encodes:
- a CDS encoding glycosyltransferase family 4 protein yields the protein MLKTVLEEERLLTKVVRVNRSSKGGGESRIAEASRLLRMNLKNGHSSILFTHLGPAKIQPLIPRESRSSYAIFLHGAEVWRRLSALERNALGKATLLLSNSSFTAEKVERRNPWLRRPIKSIPLALPFDKIPAHTETSSEPVVLMVGTLSSSERYKGHDEMLNIWREVIRVVPEARLIIAGGGDDLSRLKAKARPHGSSVVFTGQIGDKQLKDLYRMSRLFAMPSKGEGFGIAYLEAMAHGKPCIASVHDAGREVVEDGRTGLVVDQDDAVELRESLVRLLTDVSYGLALGSKGRKRVLEYYNLDRFKSDLLRALRPLL